The following coding sequences lie in one Dictyoglomus sp. NZ13-RE01 genomic window:
- a CDS encoding V-type ATP synthase subunit A, whose protein sequence is MKGKIIRVAGPLVIAKGLEVKMYEMVRVGNLELFGEVIGLDRDTCAIQVYEETQGIGPGEPVYALGEPLSVELGPGIIGQIYDGIQRPLSQLAVKTGDFLSRGIALPALDREKKWDFEARVKVGDYVEGGDILGVVQETSAFEHRILLPPNLKGKIVEIKSSSFTVEETIGILEDERGERINLKLMQKWPVRYPRPIKEKQPPLIPLITGQRVLDTFFPLVKGGTACVPGPFGSGKTIIQHQLAKWADTELVVYVGCGERGNEMTEVLIEFPELKDPRTGKPLMERTVLIANTSNMPVAAREASVFTGITIAEYFRDMGYHVSLMADSTSRWAEAMREISGRLGEMPGEEGYPAYLASRIASFYERAGLVKCLGKDGRMGSVSIIGAVSPPGGDLSDPVVQATLRVTKVFWGLDARLAFARHFPAVDWLISYSLYVDQVANYWKENVAEDLYNLRQRAMAILQREAELQDIVRLVGMEALSSQDRLILETARSIREDFLHQNALHEVDTYTSPKKQYLMLKNIINFYDKALSALNKGVDLESILRIPEREQIAQMKYVPETNIHVLEELLDKVERRMQELKGGVSQYA, encoded by the coding sequence ATGAAAGGAAAAATTATTAGAGTTGCAGGACCTTTGGTTATAGCAAAGGGATTAGAGGTTAAGATGTATGAAATGGTAAGAGTTGGAAACCTGGAACTGTTTGGAGAAGTTATAGGACTTGATAGGGATACATGTGCAATTCAGGTATATGAAGAGACTCAAGGAATAGGTCCTGGAGAACCTGTATATGCTTTAGGAGAACCTTTAAGTGTAGAATTGGGACCTGGAATTATTGGTCAGATTTATGATGGTATTCAAAGACCCTTAAGCCAATTGGCTGTTAAAACAGGAGATTTTTTAAGTAGAGGTATTGCTCTCCCTGCTTTAGATAGAGAGAAGAAATGGGATTTTGAGGCAAGAGTAAAAGTAGGAGATTATGTAGAAGGCGGAGATATATTAGGAGTGGTTCAAGAGACTTCAGCTTTTGAGCATAGGATTCTTTTACCACCAAATCTAAAGGGTAAGATTGTAGAGATTAAATCGAGTAGCTTCACAGTAGAAGAGACTATTGGTATTTTAGAGGATGAAAGAGGAGAGAGAATAAATTTGAAATTAATGCAAAAATGGCCAGTAAGATATCCACGACCAATTAAAGAAAAACAGCCTCCACTAATTCCACTAATAACAGGACAGAGAGTTTTAGATACTTTCTTTCCATTAGTAAAAGGTGGAACAGCTTGTGTTCCTGGTCCTTTTGGTAGTGGTAAGACAATCATTCAACATCAGTTGGCAAAATGGGCAGATACTGAGCTTGTTGTTTATGTGGGATGTGGGGAAAGAGGAAATGAAATGACAGAAGTTTTGATAGAATTTCCTGAATTAAAGGACCCAAGAACTGGCAAACCTTTAATGGAAAGGACTGTATTAATAGCTAACACTTCTAATATGCCTGTTGCTGCAAGAGAAGCATCTGTGTTTACAGGAATTACTATTGCAGAGTATTTTAGAGATATGGGATACCATGTATCTCTAATGGCAGATTCTACATCTCGATGGGCAGAAGCCATGAGAGAGATCTCAGGAAGATTAGGAGAAATGCCTGGTGAAGAAGGATATCCTGCATATTTGGCATCAAGAATTGCAAGTTTTTATGAGAGAGCAGGTCTTGTAAAGTGCTTAGGAAAAGATGGAAGAATGGGCTCTGTAAGTATAATTGGTGCTGTTTCTCCTCCTGGAGGCGATTTATCGGATCCAGTGGTACAAGCCACATTAAGAGTAACAAAAGTTTTCTGGGGACTTGATGCAAGACTTGCCTTTGCAAGACATTTTCCTGCTGTTGATTGGCTGATTAGTTATTCTCTTTATGTGGATCAAGTAGCAAATTATTGGAAAGAAAATGTGGCAGAAGATTTATATAATTTGAGACAAAGAGCAATGGCTATATTACAAAGAGAAGCAGAGTTGCAAGATATTGTAAGATTAGTTGGTATGGAAGCTTTGTCTTCTCAGGATAGGTTAATTCTCGAAACTGCAAGATCTATTAGAGAGGATTTTCTCCATCAGAATGCCCTTCACGAAGTAGATACTTATACCTCTCCTAAGAAACAATATTTAATGTTGAAAAATATAATTAATTTCTATGATAAAGCCCTTTCCGCTCTTAATAAAGGAGTGGATCTTGAAAGTATATTAAGAATACCAGAAAGAGAACAAATTGCCCAAATGAAATACGTTCCAGAAACTAATATACATGTGTTGGAAGAGTTACTGGATAAAGTAGAGAGAAGGATGCAAGAGCTAAAGGGAGGCGTAAGTCAATATGCTTAA
- a CDS encoding V-type ATP synthase subunit B (produces ATP from ADP in the presence of a proton gradient across the membrane; the B subunit is part of the catalytic core of the ATP synthase complex), protein MLKEYTSVSRISGPLILVENIENVKYGELVEVKLSNGEVRQGQVLEAMEEAALVQMFTTTQDLSIKGMRVKFLGHVLEINLSPAILGRTFDGLGRPRDGGPAIIPEKKMDINGSPINPYSRAYPSEFIQTGISAIDGMNTLVRGQKLPIFSGAGLPHAVLAAQIARQARLLNEEEKFAVVFAALGITFEEANYFIEEFRRTGALERSVLFINLADDPVIERIATPRFALSCAEYLAFDLDMHVLVIMSDMTNYAEALREISSARKEVPGRRGYPGYLYTDLATLYERAGRIKGKKGSITLIPILTMPEDDRTHPIPDLTGYITEGQIFLSRELHRRGIYPPIDVLQSLSRLMRGGIGEGRTRKDHGDLSNQLYAAYSRGLEAKELAVVLGEAALTEEDLLFLNFAQEFEEKFVKQGEYENRSIFETLDLGWKLLRLLPKSSLKRIRPEYIEEFWGKE, encoded by the coding sequence ATGCTTAAGGAATATACATCGGTTTCAAGAATTAGTGGACCGTTAATTCTTGTAGAAAATATTGAGAATGTTAAATATGGTGAATTGGTAGAGGTAAAGCTAAGTAATGGAGAAGTAAGACAAGGTCAGGTACTTGAGGCAATGGAAGAGGCAGCCTTAGTACAAATGTTTACTACTACTCAGGATTTGTCAATTAAAGGAATGAGGGTAAAGTTTTTGGGGCATGTTTTAGAGATCAATCTTTCTCCAGCTATTTTAGGAAGGACTTTTGATGGACTTGGGAGACCAAGGGATGGCGGACCAGCTATAATACCAGAAAAGAAAATGGATATAAATGGAAGTCCTATAAATCCTTATTCAAGAGCATATCCTTCTGAGTTTATCCAAACAGGAATATCCGCTATTGATGGGATGAATACATTAGTAAGAGGGCAAAAATTGCCTATCTTTTCAGGGGCTGGACTTCCTCATGCTGTATTAGCAGCTCAGATTGCAAGACAGGCAAGACTACTTAATGAGGAAGAAAAATTTGCAGTGGTTTTTGCTGCTCTTGGCATTACCTTTGAAGAGGCAAACTATTTTATTGAGGAGTTTAGAAGAACAGGCGCATTAGAAAGGTCTGTCTTATTTATAAATCTTGCAGATGATCCAGTAATTGAGAGAATTGCAACACCAAGATTTGCATTAAGCTGTGCTGAGTATTTAGCTTTTGATTTAGATATGCATGTACTTGTTATTATGAGTGATATGACAAACTATGCAGAAGCCTTAAGAGAGATCTCATCTGCAAGAAAAGAGGTTCCAGGAAGAAGAGGATATCCTGGCTATTTATATACCGATTTAGCTACTTTGTATGAGAGAGCAGGTAGGATTAAGGGGAAGAAAGGATCTATCACTCTAATTCCAATCCTTACAATGCCTGAAGATGATAGAACTCATCCTATTCCTGACCTGACAGGCTATATTACTGAAGGACAAATATTTTTAAGCAGAGAACTTCATAGGAGAGGTATATATCCACCCATTGATGTACTTCAATCTCTTTCCCGATTGATGAGAGGTGGAATAGGGGAAGGAAGAACAAGAAAGGATCATGGAGATTTATCAAACCAGCTTTATGCAGCATATTCAAGAGGATTAGAAGCTAAAGAACTTGCAGTAGTATTAGGGGAAGCAGCACTAACAGAAGAAGATTTACTCTTCTTAAATTTTGCTCAAGAATTTGAAGAGAAGTTCGTTAAACAAGGAGAATACGAGAATAGAAGTATATTTGAAACCTTAGATTTAGGATGGAAATTATTAAGATTGTTACCTAAGAGTTCACTAAAGAGAATTAGACCAGAATATATTGAAGAGTTCTGGGGGAAAGAATAA
- a CDS encoding V-type ATP synthase subunit D, with translation MPLKVNPNRMELLRLRKRLAVARRGHKLLEDKLEGLIQKFMEEVKNYKVLREEAVNKFLDFINLGAFAYFTIDPYQWDDLLTINDGETIVKEEIIKEMNIPISKIEILNSYKPNYSLITSSDVLDDLVLLWDDLLNSLISLANKERELLALAEEIEKTKRRVNALEYKLIPQIEETVKFITTKLEELERANFTRLLRLKEIV, from the coding sequence ATGCCATTGAAAGTTAATCCTAATAGAATGGAATTGTTAAGATTAAGGAAGAGGCTTGCTGTTGCCCGTCGTGGGCATAAGCTGTTAGAAGATAAATTAGAAGGTTTAATCCAAAAATTTATGGAAGAGGTTAAAAATTATAAAGTATTACGGGAAGAAGCGGTTAATAAATTTTTGGACTTTATTAACTTGGGTGCTTTTGCATATTTTACTATTGATCCTTACCAATGGGATGATTTGCTTACTATAAATGATGGAGAAACTATTGTAAAAGAAGAAATTATAAAAGAAATGAATATACCTATTTCAAAGATTGAAATACTAAACTCTTATAAGCCTAATTATAGTCTCATTACATCCTCAGATGTATTAGATGATTTGGTTTTACTGTGGGATGATCTTCTTAACTCTTTAATAAGTTTGGCAAATAAGGAGAGAGAACTTTTAGCTCTTGCGGAAGAGATAGAAAAAACTAAGAGAAGGGTAAATGCTTTGGAATATAAGCTTATTCCTCAGATAGAAGAAACAGTTAAGTTTATAACTACAAAATTAGAAGAGTTAGAAAGAGCTAACTTTACAAGACTTCTAAGATTAAAGGAAATTGTATGA
- the alr gene encoding alanine racemase yields the protein MIKKLAWKEIDLSSLLHNLSVIKDNVGDNVEIIPVVKADAYGHGAIIISRFLSKYGIKRFAVALLEEGIELRKAGIKEQILVLTPQFKDAIPYLIKYNLTPVISSIDFFEELGRFTYRRNIPFSFHVSVDTGMGREGLLEEDLDSFITIWRKYSHLTLEGLSSHLSSSENKEDKYNEKQLKIFDRVYSKLREMGWEGISHVANSGGIWNFPKAFYNAVRPGIALYGYGMEDLKPVMSVHAKITLIKRLPEGWGVGYNHTYTTTKETLIALIPVGYADGYRRELSNKSFVIIKNKKFPVIGRISMDQTIIDISSDPYIRVGDEVIVMGRSESHNIDAEVIAKMVGTIPYEILTGFGMAKRLGNIYVNDSSLVLSSRQG from the coding sequence ATGATTAAGAAGTTGGCTTGGAAAGAAATTGATTTATCATCTTTGCTTCATAACTTATCTGTAATTAAGGATAATGTTGGAGATAATGTGGAAATAATTCCTGTAGTAAAGGCGGATGCATATGGACATGGAGCAATTATAATTAGTAGATTCTTATCGAAGTATGGTATTAAGAGATTTGCAGTTGCTCTGTTAGAGGAGGGAATTGAGTTAAGAAAAGCTGGTATAAAAGAGCAAATTTTGGTTTTAACCCCTCAATTTAAAGATGCTATACCGTATTTAATTAAATATAATTTAACTCCTGTTATTTCTTCAATTGATTTTTTTGAAGAGCTTGGTAGGTTTACATACAGAAGAAATATTCCTTTTTCTTTTCATGTTAGTGTTGATACTGGAATGGGAAGAGAAGGACTATTGGAAGAAGATTTAGATTCTTTTATAACCATATGGAGAAAATATTCTCATTTGACTCTTGAAGGACTTTCTTCTCATCTATCCAGCTCCGAAAATAAGGAAGATAAATACAATGAGAAGCAGTTGAAGATTTTTGATAGAGTTTATTCTAAATTAAGAGAGATGGGATGGGAAGGTATATCTCATGTGGCAAATTCGGGAGGCATATGGAATTTTCCAAAAGCCTTTTATAATGCAGTAAGACCTGGAATTGCTTTATATGGTTATGGGATGGAGGACTTAAAGCCCGTTATGTCAGTACATGCAAAGATTACACTTATAAAAAGACTGCCAGAGGGATGGGGGGTCGGTTATAATCATACTTATACTACTACTAAAGAAACCTTGATCGCCTTAATACCTGTAGGTTATGCGGATGGCTACAGAAGAGAGCTTTCTAACAAATCCTTTGTGATAATAAAAAACAAAAAATTTCCAGTAATTGGAAGAATATCAATGGATCAAACAATCATAGATATTTCTTCTGACCCCTATATAAGAGTGGGTGATGAGGTAATTGTTATGGGAAGATCAGAAAGTCACAATATTGATGCTGAGGTCATTGCAAAGATGGTAGGAACTATTCCTTACGAGATACTAACAGGTTTTGGTATGGCTAAGAGACTTGGAAATATTTATGTTAATGACTCATCTCTTGTGCTATCTTCAAGGCAAGGTTAA